Proteins from a single region of Sediminitomix flava:
- a CDS encoding ABC transporter substrate-binding protein, with product MNIEKYKLSWIKHKELLKNMILRLKKIYKSVIVLSVIGTIISCQNANKSNNSNENQQNINVQWDKVETKYAKKFDIKYYDDLGYKELNIIEPFSGSKDTLTYILKESGAQVPTEVKNKAISVIDIPIKSAASLSNAHLAYFDRLGTLPFLTAVSDTAFISNPLVKEMIAQKQITDLGSSNQPNKEVMLTVQPKLVTYTIYSAAQLGTGSEYKNLGINYVPIAEWQENTPLGRAEWIKFFACFFNKEKEANEVFDLVEENYLKSKEIAAEVTNRPKVLTGLSYQGAWHVPNENSYIATLLSDAGADLPWENNKGTASTPMAFEVVYEKGHKCDYWINISSIRNKKELIQTDHRFNDFLAVKDNHLFNNNKRLNALGWNEYYETSTMSPDIVLKDLIKIFHPDLIKEHELYYYQTLE from the coding sequence ATGAATATCGAAAAATATAAATTAAGTTGGATAAAACACAAAGAATTATTGAAAAATATGATTTTGAGATTAAAAAAAATTTATAAGTCAGTCATTGTATTGTCAGTAATTGGGACAATAATTTCTTGCCAAAATGCAAATAAGTCTAACAATTCAAATGAAAATCAACAAAATATAAACGTCCAATGGGATAAGGTTGAAACAAAATACGCTAAGAAGTTTGACATAAAATATTACGACGATCTCGGCTACAAAGAGCTAAACATTATTGAGCCTTTTTCAGGAAGTAAAGACACGCTTACTTACATCTTGAAAGAGTCGGGTGCACAAGTGCCAACTGAAGTGAAAAATAAGGCTATATCAGTTATAGATATTCCAATAAAATCTGCTGCATCGCTTTCAAATGCACATTTAGCCTACTTTGACAGGCTAGGTACACTTCCTTTTCTTACAGCCGTATCAGATACAGCCTTTATTTCAAATCCTTTGGTAAAAGAAATGATCGCTCAGAAACAGATCACAGATTTAGGAAGCAGTAACCAACCAAACAAAGAGGTAATGCTAACTGTTCAACCTAAGCTTGTCACATATACAATTTATTCAGCAGCTCAACTCGGAACTGGTAGTGAATACAAAAATCTCGGTATTAATTATGTACCAATTGCCGAGTGGCAAGAAAATACACCTTTAGGTAGAGCAGAGTGGATTAAATTTTTTGCCTGCTTCTTCAATAAAGAAAAAGAAGCTAATGAGGTTTTTGACCTTGTGGAGGAAAACTATTTAAAATCAAAAGAGATTGCAGCTGAAGTAACAAACCGTCCTAAAGTTTTAACAGGACTTTCTTACCAAGGTGCTTGGCATGTTCCTAATGAAAATAGCTATATCGCTACACTGCTTTCTGATGCGGGAGCAGATTTACCTTGGGAAAATAATAAAGGTACTGCGAGTACACCGATGGCTTTTGAAGTCGTTTATGAAAAAGGACACAAATGTGATTATTGGATAAACATTAGTTCGATTCGTAATAAAAAAGAGCTTATTCAGACTGATCACAGATTTAATGACTTTCTGGCTGTAAAGGACAATCACTTGTTCAATAACAATAAAAGACTAAATGCACTAGGCTGGAATGAGTATTATGAAACCTCTACAATGAGCCCAGATATTGTACTAAAAGACCTCATTAAGATTTTCCACCCCGACCTCATCAAAGAACATGAGCTGTACTACTACCAAACACTTGAATAG
- the treF gene encoding alpha,alpha-trehalase TreF, with protein MRYPILLLLLIFLSSCNLSFNQDSSNHKNYYIPDQHLGVLFSDVQRSGMFPDDKTFVDAEPLYSPSEIVEKYQVEKNSHDFELKEFVQDNFQLPTSEKDENFEFPTSMEEHLGNHWKRLTKSAADEGMSSTLISLPKPYVVPGGRFREMFYWDSYFTIEGLLVSNEDSLVHGMLDNFQYLIEEFGHIPNANRTYFISRSQPPFFAFMLRAYADKHGWESVIKYLPALEKEYQYWMEHEPHNLTDKSYRHLVKVDSLHTLNRYYSELKIPRAEAYSKETRWAFHLDTHERSAFHQHIRAACESGWDFSSRWFKDQENIHSIYTMDIVPVCLNSLLYHLEHTLSEMHYWYGHPEEANHYMFRADLRKELINTFMWDSKSGLYRDYDFKLQSFTPAKTLATVYPLFCKMASPEQAERVCEIIESEFLKDGGVVTTLIESGEQWDAPNGWAPLQWMTVKGLLNYGYDELAMKIASNWLNLNRKVYQSEHKMMEKYNVVNTNLKAGGGEYPNQDGFGWTNGIALILSEIIQQQSNSIVEAEMTK; from the coding sequence ATGAGATATCCAATTTTACTGTTACTATTGATTTTTTTGAGTTCCTGTAATTTATCTTTCAATCAAGATTCGAGTAATCATAAAAACTATTACATCCCTGATCAGCACCTCGGTGTTTTATTTTCAGATGTGCAAAGGAGTGGAATGTTTCCTGATGATAAAACTTTTGTAGATGCAGAACCACTTTATTCTCCTTCAGAAATTGTTGAAAAGTATCAAGTAGAAAAAAATAGCCATGATTTTGAATTAAAAGAGTTTGTTCAAGATAATTTTCAGTTGCCGACTTCTGAAAAAGATGAAAATTTTGAGTTCCCAACTTCAATGGAGGAGCACCTCGGAAATCATTGGAAACGATTGACAAAATCAGCAGCAGATGAAGGAATGTCTTCAACTTTAATTTCACTTCCGAAACCTTATGTTGTACCCGGAGGGCGGTTTAGGGAAATGTTTTATTGGGATAGTTACTTTACGATTGAAGGACTTCTTGTTTCTAATGAAGATTCTTTGGTACATGGGATGTTAGATAATTTTCAATATCTGATTGAAGAGTTTGGACATATCCCTAATGCTAATCGAACCTATTTCATTTCAAGATCACAACCCCCATTTTTTGCATTTATGCTACGCGCTTATGCCGATAAGCATGGTTGGGAAAGTGTGATCAAGTATTTACCAGCTCTAGAAAAAGAATATCAATATTGGATGGAGCATGAGCCTCATAACCTAACTGATAAAAGCTACCGTCATTTGGTTAAGGTAGATTCATTACATACACTGAATCGATATTACAGCGAATTGAAAATCCCTAGAGCTGAAGCTTATTCCAAAGAAACTAGATGGGCATTTCATTTAGATACTCACGAAAGATCAGCCTTTCATCAACATATCAGAGCTGCGTGTGAGTCTGGTTGGGACTTTAGTAGTCGATGGTTCAAGGATCAGGAAAATATCCATAGTATCTACACTATGGATATCGTACCCGTTTGCCTAAATAGTTTACTTTATCATTTAGAGCATACTTTATCTGAAATGCATTATTGGTATGGTCATCCCGAAGAAGCGAATCATTATATGTTTAGAGCTGATCTTCGCAAAGAGTTGATAAATACGTTTATGTGGGATAGCAAAAGTGGTCTGTATCGAGATTATGATTTTAAGCTACAGAGTTTTACTCCCGCTAAAACGTTGGCAACGGTTTATCCACTCTTTTGTAAAATGGCTTCTCCAGAACAGGCGGAAAGGGTTTGTGAAATTATTGAATCAGAGTTTTTGAAAGACGGAGGGGTGGTGACAACTCTAATTGAAAGTGGGGAACAGTGGGATGCACCCAACGGATGGGCTCCTTTGCAATGGATGACTGTAAAAGGTTTATTGAATTATGGCTATGATGAATTGGCTATGAAAATTGCGTCAAACTGGCTAAACCTCAATCGTAAAGTATATCAGAGTGAGCACAAAATGATGGAAAAATATAATGTAGTCAATACCAATTTGAAAGCAGGAGGCGGCGAATACCCTAATCAAGATGGCTTTGGATGGACGAATGGAATTGCTCTCATCTTATCTGAAATAATACAACAACAATCAAACTCAATAGTAGAGGCTGAAATGACAAAATAG
- a CDS encoding TlpA family protein disulfide reductase, protein MEKKKKGKKDWKRELIEGGIWIILIGGLYFSGYHTEVIGIFQRLVLKTGILNAEASSENVAEASYDLNLLDLEGNISSLEEFRGKTILINVWATWCPPCVAEMPELQALYDDIHSEEIIFVMLSVDQDLEKLKKFINRKAYDFPIYRLAGPRPKVFESNVVPTTFVVSPQGQIVFRKEGIANYNTASFKEFITQLNSK, encoded by the coding sequence ATGGAAAAGAAGAAAAAAGGAAAAAAAGATTGGAAAAGGGAACTAATTGAAGGTGGGATATGGATTATCCTTATAGGAGGATTGTATTTTTCTGGTTATCACACTGAAGTTATCGGGATTTTTCAGCGTTTAGTCCTTAAAACAGGAATCTTGAATGCCGAAGCAAGTAGTGAAAATGTAGCTGAAGCATCTTATGATTTGAATTTACTTGATTTAGAAGGTAATATATCTTCATTAGAAGAATTTAGAGGAAAAACCATTTTGATAAATGTATGGGCGACATGGTGTCCGCCTTGTGTTGCTGAAATGCCAGAGTTACAAGCTCTTTATGATGATATTCATTCTGAGGAAATCATCTTTGTAATGCTTTCTGTTGATCAAGACTTGGAGAAGTTAAAGAAGTTCATAAATCGTAAAGCATATGATTTCCCAATCTATCGTCTAGCTGGTCCGAGACCAAAGGTATTTGAAAGTAATGTGGTTCCTACAACATTTGTAGTCTCTCCTCAAGGGCAAATTGTCTTTAGAAAGGAAGGAATAGCCAATTACAACACCGCTTCTTTCAAAGAGTTTATAACCCAATTAAACTCCAAGTAG
- a CDS encoding energy transducer TonB, translating into MLVAVYETLGNVMFPIINIILLALYLAIRLTDGTLDSSSIKKLAGIGVAIIVLGAFAYLGFTGTNILLFNLVVLFIDGIWFIVSLTQYMMSIGSQEELEQNSNENSSSILDKKYASAGFGGINGFMVSSVGWALSIGVILAFMEFPQFEEQALMDLGNLEAEAEEQIEVPQTFVKPPPPPKVTIPQIVEVPDEAEIEEEIEIELPEFDEEFEMEEVVEDFETEEEAVDEIFEIVEDPASYQGGTTAFLKWVGKNMKYPSQARRMGVEGKVYVQFVVDKDGSLIDVKTVRGIGAGCDEEAERVIRKSMKWKPGKQRGRAVKQKMVLPINFKLS; encoded by the coding sequence ATGCTTGTTGCGGTCTATGAAACATTGGGAAATGTTATGTTCCCGATAATCAACATCATATTGCTGGCCCTTTACCTAGCTATTCGATTGACTGATGGGACTCTTGACTCAAGTTCAATAAAGAAACTAGCAGGAATCGGAGTAGCGATAATCGTACTTGGAGCCTTTGCTTATTTAGGATTCACAGGTACAAATATTCTTTTATTCAACCTTGTTGTATTGTTTATTGACGGTATTTGGTTTATCGTTTCACTAACGCAATATATGATGAGTATTGGAAGTCAGGAAGAATTAGAGCAAAATTCAAACGAAAACTCTTCTTCAATCCTTGATAAAAAATACGCATCAGCAGGATTTGGTGGTATCAACGGTTTTATGGTATCAAGTGTAGGATGGGCTTTGAGTATCGGAGTTATTCTTGCATTTATGGAATTTCCTCAGTTTGAAGAGCAAGCGCTTATGGATTTAGGTAATCTTGAGGCGGAAGCTGAAGAGCAAATTGAAGTTCCTCAAACTTTTGTAAAGCCACCTCCACCACCAAAAGTTACAATCCCTCAGATTGTAGAGGTGCCAGATGAGGCTGAAATCGAAGAAGAAATTGAAATCGAACTACCTGAATTTGACGAGGAATTCGAAATGGAAGAGGTTGTTGAAGATTTCGAAACTGAAGAGGAAGCAGTAGATGAGATTTTTGAAATCGTAGAAGATCCAGCTTCTTACCAAGGTGGAACTACAGCATTCTTGAAGTGGGTAGGTAAAAACATGAAGTACCCTTCTCAAGCACGTCGTATGGGTGTTGAAGGAAAAGTATACGTTCAGTTTGTAGTTGACAAAGATGGTTCTTTGATCGATGTAAAAACAGTTCGTGGAATTGGTGCTGGATGTGATGAAGAAGCTGAAAGGGTAATTAGAAAATCTATGAAGTGGAAACCTGGTAAGCAAAGAGGTAGAGCGGTAAAACAAAAAATGGTTTTGCCAATCAACTTTAAATTGAGCTAA
- the rpoB gene encoding DNA-directed RNA polymerase subunit beta, translated as MATFKNGRKNFASIENVLEYPDFLDVQFRSFKSFFQLETPPEEREKEGLYKVFEENFPITDSRENFVLEFIDYTVDPPKYTEDECIERGLTFNVPLKAKLKLSCNDEDNEDFETIEQDVFLGNIPYMSERGSFVINGAERVIVSQLHRSPGVFFAQSKHTNGTKLYSARVIPFKGSWIEFATDVNNVMYAYIDRKKKFPVTTLLRAIGYGSDKNILDLFGLSQEIEASRSELNKIVGRTLAARVLKTWTEDFVDEDTGEVVSIDRNEVVLERDSELTEADIDIILDAGVKSIILHRDDINIADYQIIYNTLQKDNSNSEKEAVEQIYRQLRNTEAPDEQTARDIINNLFFSDKRYDLGEVGRYRINKKLKLNTAMDTKVLTKEDIIEIVKFLITLINSKAVVDDIDHLSNRRVRTVGEQLYSQFGVGLARMARTIKERMNVRDNEDFKPVDLINARTLSSVINSFFGTNQLSQFMDQTNPLAEITHKRRVSALGPGGLSRERAGFEVRDVHYTHYGRLCTIETPEGPNIGLISSLCVYAKVNDMGFIETPYYEVKEGKVDQSDITYLSAEEEDGHNIAQAKASIEEDGKFSNDIVKSRLEGDFPLIPAEELSYMDVAPNQIVSVAASLIPFLEHDDANRALMGSNMQRQAVPLLKAEAPIVGTGVEWRTARDSRTVLTAQHDGVVDSVDANSINIRYDLTEDQRTVTFDNEVVKNKLIKFRRTNQDTTINLIPLVKKGDVVKKGQVLCEGYSTNNGELALGKNLMVAYMPWQGYNFEDAIVISENVVKKDVFTSIHIEEFELEVRDTKRGEEELTSEIPNVSEDAVKNLDENGIIRVGSRVKAGDILIGKITPKGESDPTPEEKLLRAIFGDKAGDVKDASMKASASLEGVVIDTKLFSRPKKDKDLRAKAKKEVVALKATYSRDLKGIEARLINKLVSILDGVTCQGINHKFGDEIMSPGVKFSRDNIIANLFPEKNPYRDDSSYAVPEEANLIGDILLDNWTEDERLNKMVGEMVHNYTKARNELTGSFKRDRFTLEVGDELPTGIVKLAKVYIAKKRKLKVGDKMAGRHGNKGVVAKIVPVEDMPFLEDGNPVDIVLNPLGVPSRMNIGQIYEAVLGWAGKRLGRKYATPIFDGASEEEVLAELREAGVPDWGRAYLYDGLTGERFDRQVTVGTTYMLKLGHLVDDKMHARSIGPYSLITQQPLGGKAQFGGQRFGEMEVWALEAFGAANVLREILTVKSDDVVGRAKAYEAIVKGDNMPKPNIPESFNVLVHELRGLALEITLD; from the coding sequence TTGGCTACATTCAAAAACGGCAGGAAAAACTTTGCATCCATTGAAAATGTACTGGAATACCCAGACTTTTTGGATGTACAGTTTAGGTCATTTAAGTCATTCTTTCAATTAGAAACTCCGCCTGAAGAGCGTGAAAAAGAAGGGCTCTATAAGGTTTTCGAAGAAAATTTCCCGATCACAGATTCGAGAGAAAACTTCGTTTTGGAGTTCATCGATTATACGGTTGATCCTCCAAAATACACAGAAGATGAGTGTATTGAAAGAGGTCTGACGTTCAATGTTCCTTTGAAGGCGAAATTGAAACTTTCGTGTAATGACGAGGACAACGAAGACTTCGAGACAATCGAACAAGATGTGTTCTTGGGGAATATCCCATATATGAGTGAAAGAGGTTCTTTCGTGATTAACGGTGCTGAGCGTGTAATCGTTTCTCAGCTACACAGATCACCGGGTGTATTCTTCGCTCAATCAAAACACACAAACGGAACAAAGCTTTATTCTGCAAGGGTAATTCCTTTTAAAGGTTCTTGGATCGAATTCGCTACAGACGTAAACAACGTAATGTATGCTTATATCGACCGTAAGAAAAAATTCCCTGTTACGACTCTTTTGAGAGCTATCGGTTATGGTAGTGACAAAAATATCCTTGACTTGTTCGGGTTGTCACAAGAAATCGAAGCTTCTCGTAGTGAGCTTAACAAAATTGTAGGACGTACCTTGGCTGCTCGTGTTTTGAAAACATGGACAGAAGATTTCGTAGATGAGGATACTGGAGAAGTAGTATCTATCGACAGAAACGAGGTAGTTCTTGAGCGTGACTCTGAGCTTACAGAGGCTGATATCGATATTATTTTGGACGCAGGTGTTAAGTCTATCATCCTTCACCGTGATGATATTAACATTGCAGATTACCAAATTATCTATAACACGCTTCAGAAAGATAATTCTAACTCTGAAAAAGAAGCTGTTGAGCAAATTTACCGTCAGTTGCGTAACACTGAGGCACCAGATGAGCAAACAGCGCGTGATATTATCAACAACCTATTCTTCTCAGATAAGCGTTACGATCTAGGGGAAGTAGGACGTTACCGTATCAACAAGAAATTGAAGTTGAATACGGCTATGGACACTAAAGTCCTTACAAAAGAAGATATTATCGAGATTGTGAAGTTCTTGATCACTTTGATCAATTCTAAAGCAGTAGTCGATGATATTGACCACTTGTCAAACAGACGTGTAAGAACAGTTGGTGAGCAATTGTACTCTCAGTTTGGTGTTGGTTTGGCTCGTATGGCTCGTACAATCAAAGAAAGAATGAACGTACGTGACAACGAAGACTTTAAACCAGTTGATTTGATCAATGCAAGAACACTTTCTTCAGTGATCAACTCATTCTTCGGTACAAACCAGCTTTCTCAGTTCATGGATCAAACAAACCCATTGGCTGAGATTACACACAAGCGTAGAGTTTCTGCCTTGGGTCCTGGTGGTCTTTCTCGTGAAAGAGCAGGTTTCGAGGTTCGTGACGTTCACTACACGCACTACGGTCGTCTTTGTACTATTGAGACTCCTGAAGGTCCAAACATTGGTTTGATTTCTTCTCTATGTGTTTACGCTAAAGTAAATGACATGGGCTTTATCGAAACTCCTTATTACGAAGTAAAAGAAGGAAAAGTAGATCAGTCAGATATCACTTATTTGAGTGCTGAGGAGGAAGATGGACACAATATTGCTCAAGCGAAAGCATCAATTGAGGAAGACGGTAAGTTCTCTAATGATATTGTAAAATCTCGTCTTGAAGGTGACTTCCCATTAATCCCTGCGGAAGAGCTTTCTTACATGGACGTTGCGCCTAACCAAATTGTATCGGTAGCGGCTTCTTTGATTCCTTTCTTGGAGCATGATGATGCCAACCGTGCTTTGATGGGATCCAACATGCAGCGTCAAGCAGTTCCATTATTGAAAGCAGAAGCACCAATCGTAGGTACTGGTGTGGAGTGGAGAACTGCAAGAGATTCAAGAACAGTATTGACAGCTCAACACGATGGTGTAGTTGACTCTGTAGATGCAAATAGCATCAACATTCGCTACGACTTGACTGAAGACCAACGTACTGTTACGTTTGACAACGAAGTTGTTAAGAACAAATTGATTAAATTCCGTAGAACTAACCAGGATACCACAATCAACTTGATTCCATTGGTGAAGAAAGGTGATGTAGTGAAGAAAGGTCAAGTTCTTTGTGAAGGATATTCTACAAATAATGGTGAGCTTGCATTGGGTAAAAACCTTATGGTAGCTTACATGCCTTGGCAAGGATATAACTTTGAGGATGCGATTGTAATTTCTGAAAACGTTGTTAAGAAAGACGTCTTCACTTCAATCCATATCGAAGAATTTGAGCTTGAGGTAAGAGATACAAAACGTGGTGAGGAAGAATTAACTTCTGAAATCCCTAACGTATCTGAGGATGCAGTGAAAAACCTTGACGAAAACGGTATCATCCGTGTTGGTTCAAGAGTTAAAGCTGGAGATATCCTTATCGGTAAGATTACTCCTAAAGGAGAGTCTGATCCAACTCCAGAAGAGAAACTTCTTAGAGCAATCTTTGGTGACAAAGCTGGTGATGTAAAAGATGCTTCAATGAAAGCTTCAGCATCATTAGAAGGTGTTGTTATCGATACGAAGTTGTTCTCTCGTCCTAAGAAAGATAAAGACCTTAGAGCTAAAGCGAAGAAAGAAGTAGTGGCATTAAAAGCTACTTATTCTCGCGACTTGAAAGGTATCGAGGCTAGATTGATTAATAAACTTGTAAGTATCCTAGATGGTGTTACTTGTCAAGGAATCAATCACAAGTTTGGTGATGAAATCATGAGCCCAGGAGTTAAATTCTCTCGTGATAACATCATTGCAAACCTTTTCCCTGAGAAAAACCCTTATAGAGACGATAGTTCTTACGCAGTACCAGAGGAAGCTAACCTTATTGGTGATATCCTTTTGGATAACTGGACTGAGGATGAGCGTCTGAATAAGATGGTCGGAGAAATGGTTCACAACTACACAAAAGCTCGTAACGAATTGACTGGTTCATTCAAGAGAGATAGATTTACTCTTGAAGTAGGAGATGAGTTACCAACAGGTATTGTGAAGTTGGCTAAGGTTTACATCGCTAAGAAACGTAAACTGAAAGTAGGTGATAAGATGGCAGGTCGTCACGGTAACAAAGGTGTTGTTGCTAAGATTGTACCTGTAGAAGATATGCCATTCCTAGAAGATGGTAATCCTGTAGATATTGTTCTTAACCCACTAGGGGTACCTTCTCGTATGAACATCGGTCAGATCTATGAAGCTGTTCTAGGTTGGGCTGGTAAGAGATTGGGAAGAAAATATGCAACTCCAATTTTTGATGGTGCTTCTGAAGAGGAAGTATTGGCAGAATTGAGAGAAGCAGGTGTTCCTGATTGGGGTAGAGCATACCTATATGATGGATTGACTGGTGAGCGTTTCGATCGTCAAGTAACAGTAGGTACTACTTACATGCTGAAACTTGGTCACTTGGTTGATGATAAGATGCACGCTCGTTCTATTGGTCCTTACTCATTGATTACGCAACAGCCTCTTGGTGGTAAAGCACAGTTTGGTGGTCAGCGTTTTGGTGAGATGGAGGTTTGGGCACTTGAGGCATTCGGTGCAGCAAACGTTCTTCGTGAGATCTTGACAGTTAAATCTGATGACGTTGTGGGTAGAGCAAAAGCTTACGAAGCAATCGTTAAAGGTGATAACATGCCAAAACCAAATATTCCAGAATCATTCAACGTATTGGTTCACGAATTGAGAGGTTTGGCTCTAGAAATCACTTTAGACTAG
- a CDS encoding SDR family oxidoreductase, with amino-acid sequence MYNQPMLKEGSLKGKTYLVTGGGTGLGRSMTKYFLELGANVVISSRKIDVLTQTAQELEEETGGKVLPVACDVRKILDVEKAIEKAYSEFGQLDGLVNNAAGNFISPTERLSAKAFDVIVGIVLQGTYNCTLTLGKKWIEEKVRGTVLNIVTTYSWTGSGYVVPSACAKAGVLSLTKSLAAEWGKYGIRMNAIAPGPFPTAGAWDRLFPENMREMFDPASRIPLKRVGEHQELANLAAYLMSDFSSYINGEVVTIDGGEWLQGAGEFNYLEKVTPEMWDIVEQKVREANRKK; translated from the coding sequence ATGTATAATCAACCAATGCTAAAAGAAGGGAGCTTAAAAGGAAAAACATATCTTGTTACTGGAGGAGGAACAGGGCTAGGGCGTTCTATGACAAAGTATTTTCTAGAACTCGGAGCGAATGTCGTGATTTCAAGTCGTAAAATTGATGTACTGACGCAAACAGCCCAGGAACTTGAAGAGGAGACAGGAGGGAAGGTTTTACCAGTAGCATGCGACGTTCGTAAAATCTTAGATGTAGAGAAAGCGATTGAAAAAGCTTATTCTGAGTTTGGGCAATTGGATGGACTTGTAAATAATGCTGCAGGTAATTTTATCAGTCCCACAGAAAGACTTAGTGCAAAAGCATTTGATGTGATTGTCGGTATTGTTCTACAAGGTACGTACAATTGTACTTTGACTTTAGGGAAAAAGTGGATTGAAGAAAAAGTACGTGGTACGGTACTAAATATAGTAACAACCTATTCATGGACTGGTTCTGGTTATGTTGTTCCTTCTGCTTGTGCAAAAGCAGGAGTCCTTTCTTTAACAAAGTCTTTGGCGGCAGAGTGGGGGAAATATGGTATTCGAATGAATGCAATTGCTCCTGGCCCATTCCCAACAGCGGGGGCTTGGGATAGACTCTTCCCTGAAAATATGAGAGAAATGTTTGATCCTGCGAGTCGTATACCTTTGAAGAGAGTTGGAGAACATCAAGAACTAGCAAATTTGGCAGCATATCTTATGTCTGATTTTTCATCTTATATAAATGGTGAAGTAGTTACAATTGATGGAGGAGAATGGTTGCAAGGAGCTGGAGAGTTTAACTATTTAGAAAAGGTTACGCCTGAAATGTGGGATATTGTAGAGCAAAAAGTGAGAGAGGCAAATCGGAAAAAATAA
- a CDS encoding carboxypeptidase-like regulatory domain-containing protein — protein MTKLRYSITLLFVFFTISVSAQEVQGIVYDAESNEVIPYVNVVIDNTSRGTVSGPNGTFSLSIQGLDLNEIKLSFSSIGYQTHQQSIRLESESTEAIEVYLKASEITLDEVVVTPLAPEEYIKRAIDQVSENYPDSAFVCKGYFNEYLKENKVYLKFSEGLMEMWHPPYGDTTATKVRILNARAKRDLGQLTFMRKKLDKMYDKEVKKEKEKALKGGEEWDNEEHQSIDQELLESSLGGPNVVTFIDPIYNMDEYLQEKHFKDFNYEISRFTEYQGQKVMVISFKSKRKIDHIKGHGEIYLDIDKDVIVAVKAKGKFYVPTLAKPVLFVMGVKVKSAVFQKEVHYRNINGNFYLSDFETYIELDLINLKMFSKNVPAKFEIEQHYFVSNIEKKAKPPFPKSQWMDIEKSMESQAVFPYNEEMWEEYQSLRPW, from the coding sequence ATGACAAAACTAAGATATAGTATCACATTACTGTTTGTGTTTTTTACAATTTCTGTCAGTGCTCAAGAAGTACAAGGGATTGTTTATGATGCAGAGAGCAATGAAGTTATCCCATATGTAAATGTTGTCATTGACAATACCAGTAGAGGTACTGTCAGTGGACCAAATGGTACTTTCTCATTATCTATTCAAGGGCTAGACTTGAATGAAATTAAATTATCTTTTTCTTCAATTGGCTATCAAACACATCAGCAGTCAATACGTTTAGAAAGCGAAAGTACCGAAGCCATTGAAGTTTACTTGAAAGCATCTGAAATCACCTTAGATGAAGTAGTTGTTACCCCTTTAGCCCCAGAAGAATACATCAAAAGAGCTATTGATCAAGTCTCTGAAAACTACCCTGACTCGGCTTTTGTTTGCAAAGGCTACTTCAATGAATATCTAAAAGAAAACAAGGTCTATTTGAAGTTTTCCGAAGGTTTAATGGAAATGTGGCATCCTCCTTACGGAGACACAACAGCTACAAAAGTGAGAATCTTAAATGCTAGAGCTAAAAGGGATTTAGGTCAGTTGACATTTATGAGAAAAAAGCTCGACAAAATGTATGACAAGGAAGTAAAAAAGGAAAAAGAGAAAGCTTTGAAAGGGGGAGAAGAATGGGATAATGAAGAACATCAATCCATTGATCAAGAGTTACTAGAATCGAGTCTTGGAGGACCGAATGTCGTCACTTTTATAGATCCGATTTATAATATGGATGAATATTTACAGGAAAAACATTTCAAAGATTTTAATTACGAAATCAGTCGATTTACAGAATATCAAGGGCAAAAAGTAATGGTCATTTCATTCAAGAGTAAACGAAAAATTGACCATATAAAAGGTCATGGTGAAATTTACCTAGACATAGACAAAGATGTAATTGTAGCTGTAAAAGCAAAAGGAAAATTCTATGTTCCTACCCTCGCAAAACCTGTACTTTTTGTCATGGGCGTAAAAGTAAAATCAGCTGTGTTCCAAAAAGAAGTTCACTACAGGAATATAAATGGAAACTTCTATTTGAGTGACTTTGAAACCTACATCGAACTAGACCTGATCAACCTTAAGATGTTTTCAAAGAATGTCCCTGCCAAATTTGAAATAGAGCAACATTACTTTGTTTCTAATATTGAAAAAAAAGCAAAGCCTCCTTTCCCAAAATCACAGTGGATGGATATTGAAAAGTCAATGGAAAGTCAAGCTGTATTTCCATATAATGAAGAAATGTGGGAAGAATATCAGAGCCTAAGACCGTGGTAA